A stretch of the Kroppenstedtia eburnea genome encodes the following:
- the cbiB gene encoding adenosylcobinamide-phosphate synthase CbiB: protein MIPALTLLLACAVDSLVGDPRHLPHPVVGMGWWITRVERILRRGMESLREGWPIRLLGCLLPLTVVGTVYTVSYFLLTGVESFSWWAARLLEVWLISTTIAVKGLADAGRGILHALEAGDLPGAQRALAMVVGRDTEHLEEPEVVRGAVETVAENIVDAVTSPLFYAALGGAPLALAYRAVNTLDSMVGYKDERYRDLGWASARLDDLANWVPARLTILPMLAVLALTGHSPRQAWRMLRRDAHKHPSPNSGITESLMAGGLGIQLGGENRYRGILSRRATLGDSLLPKTPGNIREAVRVLILSSWLFACAVAFFCYTVS, encoded by the coding sequence ATGATCCCGGCGCTCACTTTACTGCTGGCTTGTGCTGTGGACAGTTTGGTGGGGGATCCGCGACATCTTCCCCACCCGGTGGTGGGGATGGGGTGGTGGATCACCCGGGTGGAAAGAATCCTGCGGCGGGGGATGGAGTCTCTTCGGGAAGGTTGGCCGATCCGCCTGCTGGGCTGTCTCCTTCCCCTGACGGTGGTGGGAACGGTCTATACGGTCTCTTATTTTCTGTTGACCGGAGTGGAATCTTTCTCCTGGTGGGCGGCCCGCCTGCTGGAGGTGTGGCTGATCTCCACCACCATCGCCGTCAAGGGATTGGCGGACGCGGGCCGGGGAATCCTCCACGCACTGGAAGCGGGGGATTTGCCGGGGGCCCAAAGAGCGTTGGCGATGGTGGTTGGACGGGATACAGAGCACCTGGAGGAACCGGAAGTGGTTCGGGGGGCGGTGGAGACCGTGGCGGAAAATATAGTGGACGCCGTCACCTCGCCCCTCTTCTATGCCGCCCTGGGTGGCGCTCCGCTGGCATTGGCCTATCGGGCGGTCAACACCCTGGACTCCATGGTGGGGTACAAGGATGAACGGTATCGGGATCTGGGCTGGGCTTCCGCCCGGTTGGATGACCTGGCCAACTGGGTGCCGGCCCGACTCACCATCCTGCCTATGCTGGCGGTCCTCGCCCTGACAGGTCACTCCCCCCGACAAGCCTGGCGAATGTTGCGAAGAGACGCCCATAAGCATCCCAGTCCCAACAGCGGGATCACCGAGTCCCTGATGGCGGGCGGGCTGGGGATTCAATTGGGAGGAGAGAACCGATATCGCGGGATCCTTTCCCGCAGAGCCACCCTGGGGGATTCCCTGCTCCCGAAGACTCCGGGCAACATCCGGGAGGCTGTCAGGGTATTGATTCTCAGCAGTTGGTTGTTTGCATGTGCGGTTGCCTTTTTCTGCTACACTGTAAGTTGA
- the cobU gene encoding bifunctional adenosylcobinamide kinase/adenosylcobinamide-phosphate guanylyltransferase — protein MIRLVTGGVRSGKSRFAEELAGEMGKRILYVATGVVTDAEMAARVHRHRERRPREWGLAEEPLHLTRALTGGQERDGILVDCLSTWVANRLMQLPEKDWEERRNSFEREMEEEMERVLDLLSEEEAVLVTSETGLGGVAMTPLGRLFQDTLGSMNQQAARRAGEVWMVVSGVPWKVKG, from the coding sequence GTGATCCGGCTGGTGACGGGTGGCGTACGCTCCGGGAAGAGCCGTTTTGCCGAGGAATTGGCAGGCGAAATGGGCAAGCGGATTCTGTATGTGGCCACGGGAGTGGTGACCGATGCGGAGATGGCGGCACGGGTGCATCGTCACCGGGAGCGTCGGCCGAGGGAGTGGGGGCTGGCGGAGGAGCCCCTCCATCTGACCCGGGCGCTAACCGGGGGGCAAGAGAGGGATGGAATCCTGGTGGACTGCCTTTCCACCTGGGTGGCCAACCGCCTGATGCAGTTGCCGGAGAAGGATTGGGAAGAGAGGCGGAACTCTTTTGAAAGAGAAATGGAAGAGGAGATGGAGCGGGTGTTGGATCTGCTGAGCGAAGAGGAAGCGGTGCTGGTCACTTCTGAAACGGGTCTGGGGGGAGTGGCGATGACTCCCTTGGGCCGGCTTTTTCAGGATACACTGGGGAGTATGAACCAACAGGCGGCGCGACGGGCGGGGGAAGTCTGGATGGTGGTGTCCGGGGTGCCCTGGAAGGTGAAGGGATGA
- a CDS encoding sulfurtransferase TusA family protein produces MSAYKVDHKLDCKGLSCPMPIVKTRKAIQEILPGEVLEVEATDRGSLADIKSWAGRTGHQYLGSTEEDGVLHHFLRKASEGEEQEEKKYPHVISLDEVKSRYKEADVQLVDVREPMEYAFGHIPGAISIPMGEMGERFGELDSNHEIWVICRSGSRSDHVCQLLAEKGFPIVKNVVPGMKDWDGETETN; encoded by the coding sequence ATGTCTGCTTACAAAGTGGACCACAAATTGGACTGCAAAGGATTGTCCTGTCCGATGCCGATCGTGAAGACACGGAAGGCGATTCAGGAAATCCTTCCGGGAGAGGTGCTGGAGGTGGAAGCCACCGACAGGGGTTCCCTGGCCGATATCAAGAGTTGGGCGGGGCGAACGGGTCATCAATACCTGGGTTCCACTGAGGAAGATGGTGTTCTGCACCATTTCCTCCGAAAAGCGTCCGAAGGTGAAGAACAAGAGGAGAAGAAATATCCTCATGTGATCTCTCTGGATGAAGTAAAGTCCCGTTACAAAGAGGCGGACGTGCAGTTGGTGGATGTACGGGAACCCATGGAGTACGCTTTTGGCCATATCCCGGGAGCCATCTCGATCCCTATGGGCGAAATGGGGGAACGATTCGGTGAGCTGGACTCCAACCATGAGATTTGGGTGATCTGCCGCAGTGGAAGCCGGAGCGACCACGTCTGCCAGCTTCTTGCCGAAAAGGGGTTCCCCATTGTTAAGAACGTGGTCCCCGGTATGAAGGATTGGGACGGGGAAACAGAGACGAACTGA
- the cobS gene encoding adenosylcobinamide-GDP ribazoletransferase, with translation MNAFFTALSFLTRIPVPLRSQPGSWSRSVRYYPAVGLVIGGMLAGFDLVAAAWFPPWVRGVLLLGLWVWLTGGLHLDGWMDTADGFGSYRPRERTLEIMKDSRVGAMGVIAAILLLLLKASALASTPGPLWIPLLAAPVIGRWALLPAIHFCPYLTQDGIGKGLREGLTPVSMAAATLFTLLVTVGSAGIRGLWFLVIPLVLVLLLGRAARKRLGGWTGDMYGALVEATEAGVLLLWLLLTEVWL, from the coding sequence ATGAACGCTTTTTTTACGGCCCTCTCCTTTCTGACCCGCATTCCCGTACCGCTCCGGTCCCAACCCGGGAGTTGGTCCCGCAGTGTCCGTTATTATCCCGCCGTGGGCCTGGTGATCGGCGGCATGTTGGCCGGTTTCGATCTGGTGGCGGCGGCCTGGTTTCCTCCCTGGGTGCGGGGGGTGTTGCTCCTTGGCCTGTGGGTCTGGCTGACCGGTGGTCTTCATCTGGACGGATGGATGGACACGGCGGACGGATTCGGTTCTTACCGCCCGCGGGAACGCACCCTGGAGATCATGAAAGACAGCCGGGTGGGCGCCATGGGGGTGATCGCGGCGATCCTCCTCTTGTTACTGAAGGCGTCGGCGCTGGCTTCCACTCCCGGCCCGCTGTGGATTCCCCTGTTGGCCGCCCCGGTGATCGGGCGGTGGGCGTTACTGCCGGCGATCCACTTCTGTCCCTACCTGACTCAGGATGGGATCGGAAAGGGCTTGAGAGAGGGATTAACCCCTGTCTCCATGGCGGCAGCCACTCTGTTCACCCTCTTGGTCACCGTGGGAAGCGCCGGGATCCGGGGGTTGTGGTTTCTTGTCATCCCACTGGTCTTGGTTCTCCTCCTGGGCAGGGCTGCCCGAAAACGACTGGGGGGCTGGACCGGGGATATGTACGGAGCCTTGGTGGAGGCGACAGAGGCGGGGGTTCTCCTGCTGTGGTTGTTGCTGACGGAGGTGTGGCTATGA
- a CDS encoding rhodanese-like domain-containing protein, producing the protein MSTWKNISAAEVKRRLEAGEHLHLIDVREDEEFDSGRIPGSRLVPLSRLPLVWREMDPDQEMVLICRSGNRSGQACEYLSLQGFTRLYNMEGGLLEWTGDLEH; encoded by the coding sequence ATGTCCACCTGGAAAAACATATCCGCTGCTGAGGTAAAGCGTCGATTGGAGGCGGGGGAACACCTCCATCTCATCGATGTGCGGGAGGATGAGGAGTTCGACTCCGGACGGATTCCCGGTTCCCGTTTGGTTCCCCTGAGTCGGTTGCCCTTGGTGTGGCGGGAGATGGATCCGGATCAGGAAATGGTCCTGATCTGCCGCAGTGGAAATCGCAGCGGGCAGGCCTGTGAATACTTGTCTCTTCAAGGATTTACCCGCCTGTACAACATGGAAGGGGGTCTCCTGGAGTGGACAGGGGACTTGGAACATTGA
- a CDS encoding MBL fold metallo-hydrolase, whose product MTVNHLSAEQLRDKMNKGESLFILDVRNEGDYSDWKIEGKTIESLNIPYFEFLDDEDVADGRLPKDKEIVTVCAKGGSSRFVAEILDGKGFRATSLDGGMKAWSLVYNTVPVDEENQLKLYQINRMAKGCLSYMIFSRGEAAVVDPGRHIDFYMELAAREGAKITHILDSHLHADHISGGPALAEKTGSAYYITTSDLQGTPPFAYRPLEENKHIRFGDVEVEVLALQTPGHTPGSVSFFINKRFLLSGDTLFVGGLGRPDLGGKAREWAEMLYDTVFNQLNDLADDVLVLPAHFADLSEVNEKGIVGEGLGTIRRNNKAMQTTEKAAFTDMVAGAASTQTPPNYEAIIAINRGEKSVGEEEATELEIGPNRCAVHHHG is encoded by the coding sequence GTGACTGTGAATCACCTTTCCGCTGAACAGCTTCGCGACAAAATGAACAAGGGCGAATCTTTGTTTATCCTGGATGTCCGAAACGAAGGGGATTACAGCGACTGGAAAATTGAGGGTAAAACAATTGAATCTCTCAACATCCCGTATTTTGAATTCCTGGATGATGAGGATGTGGCCGATGGCCGTCTCCCGAAAGACAAGGAAATTGTGACGGTTTGCGCCAAAGGCGGTTCTTCCCGGTTCGTGGCAGAAATTCTCGATGGCAAAGGATTCCGTGCCACTTCCCTGGATGGCGGGATGAAGGCATGGAGCCTGGTTTACAATACGGTTCCGGTTGACGAAGAGAATCAGTTGAAGTTGTATCAAATCAATCGGATGGCCAAAGGCTGTCTCTCCTATATGATCTTCTCCAGGGGAGAAGCGGCGGTGGTAGATCCCGGTCGCCATATCGACTTTTACATGGAACTGGCTGCCCGGGAAGGGGCCAAAATCACCCACATCCTGGATTCCCATCTCCATGCGGACCATATTTCCGGTGGACCGGCCCTGGCTGAAAAAACGGGGAGTGCCTACTATATCACCACCAGTGATCTTCAGGGCACGCCTCCCTTTGCGTACAGACCGCTGGAGGAGAACAAACACATCCGTTTCGGTGATGTGGAAGTGGAAGTGTTGGCACTGCAAACTCCGGGACATACCCCAGGGAGTGTCTCCTTTTTCATTAACAAGCGTTTCCTGCTTTCCGGTGACACCCTCTTTGTCGGCGGACTGGGACGTCCCGACCTCGGAGGAAAGGCTCGGGAATGGGCAGAGATGCTGTACGACACCGTGTTTAACCAATTGAATGATCTGGCCGACGATGTGCTGGTACTTCCCGCCCATTTCGCTGACCTCAGCGAGGTCAATGAGAAAGGGATTGTCGGAGAGGGACTGGGAACAATCCGCCGCAACAACAAAGCCATGCAGACCACGGAAAAAGCGGCTTTCACCGATATGGTCGCCGGAGCCGCTTCCACCCAAACCCCACCGAACTATGAGGCGATTATTGCCATCAACCGCGGTGAAAAGTCCGTCGGTGAAGAAGAGGCTACAGAGTTG
- a CDS encoding sulfurtransferase, with translation MNRNPLVTPEWLYEHLQDPGLVVVDCRFDLARPEAGAEAYRKGHIPGALYLDLEKDLSAPVETHGGRHPLPEGERFAERLGEVGIDRHRMVVAYDDQGGAMAARLWWMLRFLGHEEVFVLNGGYRAWTESGYPVNDEVPRREPTRFVPDPQEELRVGMEEVKAWTGLLIDSREPARYEGRTEPIDVKAGHIPGAVNRFWKENLGKDGRWKTPAELKKEWAFAQGKQPIVYCGSGVTACANLLALHAAGIPDARLYAGSWSDWISYEQNPVATGKEN, from the coding sequence ATGAACAGGAATCCCTTGGTCACTCCGGAATGGTTATATGAACATCTGCAAGATCCCGGGCTGGTGGTGGTGGATTGCCGGTTCGACCTGGCCCGCCCTGAGGCCGGGGCAGAGGCGTATCGAAAGGGTCATATCCCCGGGGCACTGTATCTGGACCTGGAAAAGGACCTGTCCGCTCCGGTGGAGACTCACGGGGGGCGCCACCCCCTGCCGGAGGGGGAGCGGTTTGCGGAGCGGCTGGGTGAAGTGGGGATCGATCGCCACCGGATGGTCGTCGCCTACGATGATCAGGGAGGAGCAATGGCCGCCCGCCTCTGGTGGATGTTGCGGTTTCTCGGGCATGAGGAGGTGTTCGTCCTCAACGGCGGCTACAGGGCATGGACAGAGTCGGGGTATCCGGTGAATGACGAAGTACCCCGGCGGGAGCCTACCCGGTTTGTACCTGATCCGCAAGAGGAGCTTCGGGTGGGGATGGAGGAAGTGAAAGCCTGGACCGGTCTGCTGATCGATTCCCGTGAACCTGCCCGCTATGAAGGGAGAACGGAGCCGATCGATGTCAAGGCGGGTCACATCCCGGGCGCGGTCAACCGTTTCTGGAAGGAGAACCTGGGGAAGGACGGGCGGTGGAAAACCCCTGCCGAGCTGAAAAAAGAATGGGCCTTCGCTCAAGGGAAACAACCCATCGTCTACTGCGGCTCCGGTGTCACCGCCTGTGCCAACCTGTTGGCCCTCCACGCCGCCGGCATCCCGGATGCCCGTCTCTACGCAGGCAGCTGGAGCGACTGGATCAGCTATGAGCAGAATCCGGTGGCGACGGGAAAAGAGAATTGA
- a CDS encoding adenosylcobinamide amidohydrolase — translation MRSGYGELHGNPQQLSRAGWLSPGMIGLSRRRGEKEMKPAIRRLFNEENLFLHMEKSHLCLSSATPLAVLSSAPVGGGRGCWRKLVNRHVDKDYRESDPVGETRRWLVENGYDPEQTPTLLTAARVEDASVIKVGDPLVQVAAIVTAGVGNAARMGFPGPVFTDCPDQGTINIILVVDGELTEAAMVNTVITVTEAKAAALQELDVKDGEGRSATGTTTDAVMIASTQRKRGKYVHAYAGAASPLGQAVGQAVREAVREAVLRERRRR, via the coding sequence TTGCGATCCGGTTACGGGGAACTGCACGGGAACCCGCAGCAACTCTCCCGAGCGGGATGGTTGTCGCCGGGGATGATCGGGCTTTCCCGGAGAAGGGGGGAGAAAGAGATGAAGCCGGCCATTCGCCGTCTGTTTAACGAAGAGAATTTGTTCCTTCACATGGAAAAAAGCCATCTTTGCCTCTCCTCCGCCACACCGCTGGCAGTGCTCTCCAGCGCACCCGTGGGAGGGGGGAGGGGATGCTGGCGGAAGCTGGTGAATCGCCATGTGGACAAGGACTACCGGGAATCGGACCCGGTGGGGGAGACCCGACGCTGGTTGGTGGAGAACGGATATGATCCGGAACAGACGCCGACCCTGCTGACGGCCGCCCGGGTGGAGGACGCCTCCGTGATCAAAGTGGGGGATCCCCTGGTACAGGTGGCTGCCATCGTCACCGCCGGTGTGGGCAATGCCGCCAGGATGGGGTTTCCCGGTCCGGTTTTCACCGATTGTCCAGACCAGGGGACGATCAATATTATCCTGGTGGTGGACGGAGAATTGACAGAAGCTGCGATGGTGAACACGGTGATCACCGTCACCGAGGCAAAAGCGGCGGCTCTTCAGGAACTGGATGTGAAGGACGGGGAGGGGCGGTCCGCCACGGGAACAACGACGGATGCGGTGATGATCGCTTCCACCCAGCGAAAAAGAGGAAAATATGTGCATGCCTATGCCGGTGCGGCCAGTCCTCTGGGACAGGCAGTGGGACAGGCGGTTCGGGAAGCGGTCCGGGAAGCGGTGCTTCGGGAGCGTCGGCGGAGATGA
- a CDS encoding sulfurtransferase TusA family protein: MKADWTVDAKGLSCPMPLVRAKKGMDRLNSGDVLELISTDPGSKNDFKAWVRTAGHELIDVHEADGVYTIYVKKK; encoded by the coding sequence ATGAAAGCGGATTGGACTGTCGACGCCAAAGGCCTCTCCTGTCCGATGCCCTTGGTGCGGGCCAAAAAAGGGATGGATCGCTTAAATTCCGGCGACGTGCTGGAGTTGATCAGCACCGATCCGGGATCGAAGAATGATTTCAAGGCTTGGGTCAGGACGGCTGGCCACGAACTGATCGATGTTCATGAGGCAGACGGGGTCTACACCATTTATGTGAAAAAGAAGTGA
- the cobT gene encoding nicotinate-nucleotide--dimethylbenzimidazole phosphoribosyltransferase: MQEKEKLKEWTEGIPSVDAGAERKARAHMDQLTKPRGALGELETIWIRLAGITGQTQPQIGNKRVAVFCGDHGVTAEGVSAYPAEVTGLMMENFSRGKAAVHVLARRFGARVTVVDVGSRLENVPDGVMDRKVRRGTANMAQGPAMSREEALESIRIGMETAERLKKEGVQLAATGEMGIGNTTPAAAVAGILTGKSVERMTGRGTGLDDAGLKRKREVIRASLEVNRPDPTDPLDVLAKVGGLEMGAMAGFVLGAARHRLPVVLDGVISTVAALVAVRIAPQSQPYLFASHLSVEPAHGVLLEELDLQPLITAGMRLGEGSGAVLAFPLFDAAETAAREMATFSELGR; this comes from the coding sequence TTGCAGGAAAAAGAGAAGCTGAAAGAGTGGACAGAAGGGATCCCGTCGGTGGACGCCGGGGCGGAGCGGAAAGCCAGGGCGCACATGGACCAGCTGACGAAGCCCCGGGGAGCATTGGGGGAGCTGGAGACGATTTGGATTCGGCTGGCAGGGATCACCGGCCAAACCCAGCCCCAGATCGGGAATAAGAGAGTGGCTGTCTTTTGCGGGGATCACGGGGTGACAGCAGAAGGGGTCAGCGCCTACCCTGCTGAGGTGACCGGCCTGATGATGGAGAACTTCAGCCGGGGCAAGGCGGCGGTTCATGTGCTGGCCCGTCGCTTCGGAGCCCGGGTGACGGTGGTGGATGTGGGCAGTCGGTTGGAAAACGTGCCGGATGGGGTGATGGACCGGAAGGTGCGCCGGGGGACGGCCAATATGGCCCAAGGTCCCGCCATGAGCCGGGAAGAGGCCCTTGAATCCATCCGCATCGGAATGGAAACCGCCGAACGCCTGAAGAAGGAGGGCGTGCAGCTGGCGGCCACAGGGGAGATGGGGATCGGCAATACCACCCCTGCCGCCGCCGTGGCCGGCATCCTGACAGGGAAGTCAGTGGAGCGGATGACCGGCCGGGGCACCGGTTTGGATGATGCAGGGCTGAAGCGAAAGCGGGAGGTGATCCGCGCAAGCTTGGAAGTGAATCGCCCGGATCCGACGGATCCCCTGGATGTCCTGGCCAAGGTGGGGGGACTGGAGATGGGGGCGATGGCCGGATTTGTCCTGGGGGCGGCCCGCCACCGCCTGCCGGTGGTGCTGGACGGGGTGATCTCCACTGTGGCCGCATTGGTGGCTGTTCGGATCGCTCCACAGTCACAGCCCTATCTGTTTGCCTCCCATCTGTCTGTGGAGCCTGCCCATGGTGTATTGCTGGAAGAGCTGGATCTGCAGCCGCTGATCACTGCCGGGATGCGGTTGGGAGAGGGAAGCGGTGCGGTACTCGCTTTTCCTTTGTTTGATGCGGCAGAGACGGCGGCCCGGGAGATGGCCACGTTTTCGGAACTGGGACGGTGA
- a CDS encoding histidine phosphatase family protein: protein MILVWLRHGETRANREQRYCGWSDPPLNRRGREQAVQAAEALSGLQVQRIWASDLLRCRQTAEPLQSRFSGVEVEEASRLRELSFGKWEGLTYEEIRSRDPERLQGWLTDPHRVSPPGGETLTGMESRLQRWLDSITPELAPGDVGVAVSHGGPIRWFVSRHLEGDPGKFWERSLCHGGILAATWDQKEWREVSVTELMKRGGTG, encoded by the coding sequence ATGATTCTGGTTTGGCTTCGCCACGGGGAAACCCGGGCCAACCGGGAGCAACGATATTGTGGCTGGTCGGATCCTCCTCTGAACCGGAGGGGGAGGGAGCAAGCGGTCCAGGCGGCGGAAGCGTTGTCCGGACTGCAGGTGCAAAGGATCTGGGCCAGTGACCTTCTCCGTTGCCGTCAGACGGCAGAGCCGCTGCAGAGCCGATTTTCCGGGGTGGAGGTGGAAGAGGCCTCCCGCTTGCGGGAGCTCTCCTTTGGAAAGTGGGAGGGTTTGACCTATGAGGAGATTCGCTCCCGGGATCCGGAGCGGCTGCAGGGTTGGCTCACGGACCCGCACCGGGTTTCCCCGCCGGGAGGAGAGACGCTGACCGGGATGGAATCCCGGTTGCAACGATGGTTGGACTCCATCACCCCGGAACTTGCCCCGGGGGATGTGGGGGTGGCCGTCAGTCACGGGGGGCCGATCCGTTGGTTTGTCTCCCGGCATTTGGAGGGGGATCCGGGGAAGTTCTGGGAGCGTTCCCTCTGCCACGGTGGCATCCTGGCGGCAACATGGGATCAGAAGGAGTGGCGGGAGGTTTCCGTTACTGAACTGATGAAAAGAGGGGGCACAGGATGA
- the cobD gene encoding threonine-phosphate decarboxylase CobD, which translates to MDGLERYGHGGDRWTAGERFGKEPDSFLDFSANINPLGPPPQAMEVLRQALSEPNPPVISRYPDPVCRGLTHQLARRLGVTPEEVLIGNGGAELIDSIHSVAAPRRVGVIHPSFAEYERAARKRGLEILPLKTDWERGFLPGRGELLDWIREVDLAWVGHPNNPSGTLLSLEDLATAAEEAARRETVLAVDEAFLDFLPEPGEASLLPQLREFPTTILFRSMTKFYALPGLRLGYAVASKEWIGRLRRWQAPWSVNGPAQLVGEAALQDRKFGERTRAWLAAERPFLLEGLRILPQVEVLPGEVNYFLLRLELSTAGSESPSLWLQRELGERGIMIRDGSTYPGLDGRYVRVAVRSREENRRLLAALSEVLSSPGGIPL; encoded by the coding sequence ATGGACGGACTGGAGCGTTACGGTCACGGAGGGGATCGGTGGACTGCCGGGGAGCGGTTTGGGAAAGAGCCGGACTCTTTTCTCGACTTCAGTGCCAATATCAATCCCCTGGGGCCGCCGCCTCAAGCGATGGAGGTGCTGAGACAAGCATTGTCGGAGCCGAATCCGCCGGTGATCTCCCGTTATCCCGATCCCGTCTGCCGCGGTCTGACCCATCAGCTGGCCCGGCGGTTGGGTGTGACGCCGGAGGAAGTTCTGATTGGAAACGGCGGAGCGGAGCTGATCGACAGCATCCATTCAGTGGCCGCTCCCCGGCGGGTGGGGGTGATTCATCCCTCCTTCGCTGAATATGAGCGGGCGGCCCGCAAACGGGGACTGGAGATCCTCCCCCTGAAAACCGACTGGGAAAGGGGATTTCTCCCGGGGCGGGGGGAACTGTTGGACTGGATCCGGGAGGTGGATCTGGCCTGGGTGGGCCACCCCAACAATCCGTCGGGCACTCTGTTGTCCCTGGAGGATCTGGCCACTGCTGCCGAAGAAGCCGCCCGGCGGGAAACTGTGCTGGCGGTGGATGAGGCGTTCCTCGATTTTCTGCCGGAGCCGGGGGAAGCCAGCCTGCTCCCGCAGTTGCGGGAGTTTCCGACGACGATCTTGTTTCGGTCCATGACCAAATTTTATGCTTTGCCGGGGTTGCGGCTGGGTTATGCTGTGGCCTCCAAGGAGTGGATCGGCCGGTTGAGGCGATGGCAGGCCCCCTGGAGTGTGAACGGTCCGGCTCAGTTGGTTGGGGAGGCGGCCCTTCAGGACCGGAAGTTTGGGGAGAGGACCCGGGCCTGGCTGGCGGCGGAACGTCCCTTTCTGTTGGAGGGACTTCGTATTCTCCCACAGGTGGAAGTGCTCCCGGGAGAAGTGAATTACTTCCTGCTTCGGCTGGAGTTGTCCACGGCTGGATCGGAGTCTCCTTCCCTCTGGTTGCAACGGGAGTTGGGGGAGCGGGGAATCATGATCCGGGACGGCTCCACTTACCCTGGGTTGGATGGCCGCTATGTCCGGGTGGCAGTACGGAGCCGGGAGGAGAACCGGCGGTTGCTGGCGGCACTGTCGGAGGTCCTTTCCTCTCCGGGGGGGATTCCGCTGTGA
- a CDS encoding DsrE/DsrF/DrsH-like family protein, which translates to MDEEKNNTTLVVFSGDLDKAIASFIIATGAAAMGGKVTMFFTFWGLNILRKENYTSSKKKNFMEKMFGMMMPKGPDKLGISKMNMGGMGSKMMKKVMRKKNISTLPELMEMAKELDVNMVACTMSMDVLGIGKDELIDGIDYGGVAAYLGDAYEAKVNLFI; encoded by the coding sequence ATGGATGAAGAAAAAAACAACACGACCCTGGTGGTGTTCAGCGGTGATTTGGACAAGGCGATCGCCAGCTTTATCATTGCCACCGGCGCGGCCGCTATGGGCGGCAAGGTGACGATGTTCTTCACTTTCTGGGGTCTGAACATCCTTCGGAAAGAGAATTACACCTCGTCCAAGAAAAAAAATTTCATGGAAAAGATGTTTGGAATGATGATGCCCAAAGGGCCGGACAAACTGGGGATTTCCAAGATGAACATGGGCGGTATGGGCTCCAAAATGATGAAGAAGGTCATGAGGAAGAAAAATATCTCCACCCTCCCGGAACTGATGGAAATGGCGAAAGAATTGGATGTCAACATGGTCGCCTGCACGATGTCCATGGATGTGCTGGGAATAGGAAAAGATGAACTGATCGATGGCATCGACTACGGTGGAGTAGCTGCATACCTGGGTGACGCATATGAGGCCAAAGTCAATCTCTTTATCTGA
- a CDS encoding GNAT family N-acetyltransferase — translation MNIRELTTEAEWRRAYPVMKELRTHLEPESYLQLVQEMRGEGYRLFALEEDGEILAVTGVTIRTTLYYGKHLFIHDLVTRADRRSRGCGERLLSYVEEWGRSRGCGSVALTSGLARRDAHRFYEERMGYDRVSHVFRKIF, via the coding sequence ATGAACATCAGGGAATTGACGACGGAAGCGGAATGGCGCCGGGCATATCCGGTCATGAAGGAACTTCGGACCCATCTGGAGCCGGAGTCTTATCTCCAACTGGTACAAGAGATGAGGGGGGAGGGCTACCGTCTGTTCGCCCTGGAAGAAGACGGGGAAATCCTGGCGGTGACGGGAGTGACGATTCGGACCACTCTCTACTATGGAAAACATCTGTTCATCCATGATCTGGTGACCCGGGCGGACCGGCGGTCCCGGGGCTGTGGGGAACGCCTGCTTTCTTATGTGGAAGAATGGGGTCGGAGCCGAGGATGCGGATCGGTGGCACTCACTTCCGGCCTGGCCCGCCGGGATGCCCACCGATTCTATGAAGAGCGGATGGGGTATGACCGGGTCAGCCATGTGTTTCGGAAAATATTTTGA